One region of Nothobranchius furzeri strain GRZ-AD chromosome 16, NfurGRZ-RIMD1, whole genome shotgun sequence genomic DNA includes:
- the LOC139063519 gene encoding zinc finger MYM-type protein 1-like, whose protein sequence is MLNKAKLRTELSLIYENHEFRACNGALTLFQFFMENNLQSTFTETVTLLKILVATPMTTAESERCFSTLKRIKTFLRNTMTQDELNALAMLSMEKKLVTNIPDFNKKVIESFATQKDRRAKFLYK, encoded by the coding sequence ATGCTGAACAAAGCTAAGCTCAGAACAGAGCTATCCCTCATCTATGAGAACCATGAGTTCAGGGCTTGCAATGGTGCACTGACTCTcttccagtttttcatggagaacaatcttcaaagcacgttcacagagactgtcactcttttgaagattcttgtcgccacacccatgaccacagccgaatcagagaggtgcttttctactttaaagaggattaagactttcctgaggaacaccatgacacaggatgagctgaatgctcttgccatgctctccatggaaaaaaagcttgtcacaaacattcctgacttcaataaaaaggtcatcgagagctttgccactcagaaggacagaagggcaaaatttctgtacaaatga